One Sediminibacillus dalangtanensis genomic region harbors:
- a CDS encoding D-alanyl-lipoteichoic acid biosynthesis protein DltD, whose protein sequence is MNIIIFGCGVSAEKIRRVINNRNVKIIAYADNNIDKVGSRINDTPVISPSEIKSKDYDYIIIGSIYFDEIREQLLNIGILEERILEYYKYQNFLSLQTKLDEYAKDVSDYDCIITGMSYSKYGIDLKELNRKPFNFALNSQDLFHDYSIVKYLSNRKLLTNINTIIIGLAYYSLEFELIKSREKYLVTRYHPINEDFKSDTDYYQEYKNLFTTYVDDTFLIKVPYLQTVFETLLEDDYLEHIDDFKDQYIKAENVQWERKQLALRHSNKNYPETIEKNVQILERYLNLLKEEAIKPIIVIFPQHKDYTAYFSKTMREDFTSHLDRLNATHPFELIDLFDSELVSERDFFDVHHLNHDGASKVTQLINNRL, encoded by the coding sequence GTGAATATTATTATCTTCGGGTGCGGGGTAAGTGCAGAGAAGATTAGAAGGGTAATCAATAATCGCAATGTGAAAATTATTGCTTACGCAGATAATAATATAGATAAGGTCGGTAGTCGGATTAATGATACACCGGTCATTTCACCTTCGGAAATAAAAAGCAAGGATTATGATTATATAATAATTGGCAGCATTTATTTTGATGAGATAAGAGAGCAATTATTAAATATAGGCATACTCGAAGAAAGGATACTTGAATACTATAAGTATCAAAACTTCCTTTCTTTACAGACAAAACTGGATGAATACGCAAAAGATGTATCTGATTATGATTGTATAATTACTGGTATGTCATATTCAAAATATGGGATTGACCTAAAAGAACTTAATAGAAAACCTTTCAATTTTGCATTAAATAGCCAAGATTTATTCCATGATTATTCAATCGTAAAATACTTAAGCAACAGAAAGCTACTTACTAATATCAACACAATTATTATTGGGTTGGCCTATTATAGTCTTGAATTTGAACTTATAAAATCCCGCGAGAAATATTTAGTAACAAGATACCATCCGATAAACGAAGATTTTAAGAGCGATACCGATTATTATCAAGAGTATAAGAATCTTTTTACTACTTATGTAGATGATACATTCTTAATCAAGGTTCCCTATTTGCAAACTGTGTTTGAAACGCTTCTGGAAGATGATTATTTAGAACATATTGACGATTTTAAAGATCAGTATATAAAAGCCGAGAATGTCCAATGGGAGAGGAAACAGTTAGCATTGAGACATTCAAATAAAAACTACCCGGAGACGATTGAAAAAAATGTTCAGATACTAGAAAGATATCTAAACTTATTAAAAGAAGAAGCAATTAAACCAATTATTGTGATTTTCCCACAGCACAAAGACTATACAGCTTATTTTTCTAAAACGATGAGAGAAGATTTTACAAGCCATCTTGACCGATTGAATGCAACACATCCCTTTGAACTGATTGATTTATTTGATTCAGAGTTAGTTTCCGAGCGTGACTTTTTTGATGTGCATCACTTAAATCACGATGGAGCAAGTAAAGTAACTCAATTAATAAATAATAGGTTATAG